In a genomic window of Bemisia tabaci chromosome 1, PGI_BMITA_v3:
- the LOC109037154 gene encoding uncharacterized protein produces MVLFGEVVNDPLMDAKYIDHILHSTQEGLAVLNYYHHNKTLNNHMRLKLSSVIINYELQSDFNKRLTSRQFINMAKAIVALFPGEQEEVYYTPYKKDVHGNKCLAKGKLWDKYFNSRRKLKSYGLIERGQRRRPVRKTTDPPSNSTALVPSISSASTLQPVDTLAAFKENHNHSATNPNSSFLQQSCCYWFCSDWTDVSITERHVRNFVGVRGFPTELELEATSPGSPSSEAAHQEQGLTLPDEVLDVVESQAVRSRLQAAVRDSTDGKAVLLYYNTHACLNNKMRQRLAKVIIDNEIKDDPSRVISHRAFQALAHAVADLFPPEKSESYFTPYCRNRSGKTFNAKGKLIDRYKNMRKSLRACGLIKSKHPMPPRQAPKEDISLFSGTGAEHVRWLTKFVEPWDVVEDYWRITSGQRLEYLDKDPNLTADGYLDLFPALKEPEGHKLIDIDFATKYPEARNALFDNWDNFTDKILNFAQNKFNSDLKFQLIITDAALDVFVEDATARRVTAFHLLSFLMTKYQTCRTSSGAPWRPSREEVKNGLLLLAPSREEMHDALEKRRLAYQDVNLPLTPIPIIVGALGDPTASCLVHYKGVEYQLPSPLAAIDLCFKMFHVLRLDFSPETLYAWLFVSKYVYQIREASSTNYIPVTTLATDLRV; encoded by the exons ATGGTGCTCTTCGGGGAAGTGGTGAACGACCCGCTGATGGACGCCAAGTACATCGACCACATCCTCCACTCGACGCAGGAGGGCCTGGCCGTCCTCAACTACTACCACCACAACAAGACGCTCAACAACCACATGCGGCTCAAGCTGAGCAGCGTCATCATCAACTATGAGCTCCAGTCCGACTTCAACAAGCGGCTCACGTCGCGGCAGTTCATCAACATGGCCAAAGCCATCGTCGCCCTCTTCCCCGGCGAGCAGGAGGAGGTCTACTACACGCCGTACAAGAAGGACGTCCACGGCAACAAGTGCCTGGCCAAGGGGAAGCTCTGGGACAAGTACTTCAATAGCCGCAGGAAGTTGAAGTCCTACGGGCTCATCGAGCGGGGCCAGAGACGGAGGCCCGTCCGCAAGACAACCGACCCCCCTTCCAACTCCACCGCTCTCGTCCCTTCTATCTCGTCCGCCTCTACCCTCCAGCCTGTAGACACGCTTGCCGCCTTCAAGGAGAACCACAAC cactcggctaccaaCCCAAACTCATCATTTCTCCAACAATCTTGCTGCTACTGGTTTTGTTCTGACTGGACGGACGTTTCTATTACAGAGCGACATGTGAGGAATTTCGTGGGCGTGCGAGGGTTCCCGACGGAGCTGGAGTTGGAGGCGACGTCTCCTGGCTCGCCGTCGTCGGAGGCGGCTCATCAGGAGCAGGGGTTGACGCTGCCGGACGAGGTGCTGGACGTGGTGGAGTCGCAAGCGGTGCGGAGTCGGCTCCAGGCGGCCGTCCGGGACTCCACCGACGGGAAGGCCGTCCTCCTCTACTACAACACCCACGCCTGCCTCAACAACAAGATGCGCCAGCGGCTGGCAAAAGTCATCATCGACAACGAGATCAAGGATGACCCCAGCCGCGTCATCTCCCACCGCGCCTTCCAG GCACTGGCGCACGCTGTGGCCGATCTGTTCCCGCCGGAGAAGTCCGAATCGTATTTCACCCCTTACTGCCGGAACAGGAGCGGCAAGACTTTCAACGCCAAGGGAAAGCTTATTGACCGCTACAAGAACATGCGAAAGTCCCTCCGAGCCTGCGGCCTCATCAAGAGCAAGCATCCCATGCCGCCAAGGCAAGCTCCAAAAGAAGACATCTCTCTCTTTT CCGGGACTGGCGCTGAACATGTAAGATGGCTAACAAAATTTGTGGAGCCTTGGGATGTTGTAGAGGATTACTGGAGGATAACGTCCGGGCAGCGACTCGAATACCTCGATAAAGACCCGAACTTAACAGCAGACGGCTATTTGGATCTTTTTCCTGCTTTGAAAGAGCCCGAAGGACATAAATTG ATTGACATTGATTTCGCCACGAAATACCCCGAAGCACGAAATGCCTTGTTTGATAATTGGGACAATTTTACGgataaaatcttaaattttgctcaaaataaattcaatagtgacttaaaatttcaattaataatAACGGATGCAGCCCTTGACGTATTCGTGGAAG ACGCGACAGCCCGTCGTGTGACGGCGTTTCACCTGCTCTCGTTCCTCATGACCAAGTACCAGACGTGCCGCACCAGCTCGGGGGCCCCGTGGCGCCCCAGCCGGGAGGAGGTCAAGAACGGGCTCCTGCTCTTGGCGCCGAGCCGGGAGGAGATGCACGACGCCCTCGAAAAGCGGCGCCTCGCCTACCAGGACGTCAACCTCCCGCTGACGCCCATCCCCATCATCGTGGGCGCCCTCGGGGACCCGACCGCCTCCTGTCTCGTCCACTACAAGGGCGTCGAGTACCAGCTCCCCTCCCCGCTGGCCGCCATTGACCTCTGCTTCAAGATGTTTCACGTGCTCAGATTGGACTTCTCGCCCGAGACGCTCTACGCCTGGCTCTTCGTCAGCAAGTACGTCTATCAGATCAGGGAGGCGTCGTCTACCAACTACATCCCCGTCACCACGCTTGCCACAGATCTCCGAGTCTAA